From Paenibacillus sp. V4I7, one genomic window encodes:
- a CDS encoding permease — protein sequence MPTTVFRASMHIIAAICFLLIVLILLNNDMPTQSLLTTERIQAFKTMFISILLEAIPFILLGVLLSALLQTFVSEQTIRRLIPKNPILGILFACVLGILFPMCECGMIPVVRRLILKGMPVYIAVVFIVTGPIINPIVFAATFMAFRNHPAIAYSRMGLAFAVAIIIGLILYRFIKSNPLRISRANFSSQEALEGHQHQGVGISSKLNTFFVHASDEFFEMGKYLAFGSLLTALIQVFMQRESLLAIGQGPISSHLFMMGFAYILSLCSTSDAFVASSFQTSFTSGSLLTFLVFGPMLDFKSTLMMLSVFKSKFVLMLSVLIAITVLACSLLLERFF from the coding sequence ATGCCCACTACTGTGTTTCGAGCAAGCATGCATATTATCGCCGCTATCTGTTTCCTTTTAATTGTGCTTATCCTTTTAAACAACGACATGCCTACACAGTCCCTGTTAACAACAGAACGCATTCAAGCATTCAAAACCATGTTCATCAGCATCCTATTAGAAGCTATTCCCTTCATTTTACTAGGTGTATTGCTTTCAGCCTTGCTCCAAACGTTCGTATCCGAGCAAACCATACGCCGTTTAATTCCCAAGAACCCTATTCTTGGCATCCTGTTCGCCTGCGTTTTAGGCATCCTATTTCCTATGTGCGAATGCGGCATGATTCCTGTCGTTCGAAGACTAATACTCAAAGGAATGCCCGTCTATATCGCAGTCGTTTTCATCGTAACCGGACCCATCATTAATCCTATTGTATTCGCAGCTACATTCATGGCTTTCCGAAATCATCCCGCTATCGCTTATTCCCGCATGGGGCTGGCTTTTGCTGTTGCCATAATAATCGGACTAATCCTCTACCGTTTTATCAAAAGTAATCCATTGCGTATAAGTCGAGCCAACTTTTCCAGCCAAGAAGCGTTGGAGGGGCATCAACATCAGGGTGTTGGCATATCCAGTAAGTTAAATACCTTTTTCGTTCATGCCTCTGATGAGTTTTTTGAAATGGGTAAATATCTCGCCTTTGGCTCTTTGCTCACCGCGCTGATTCAAGTTTTTATGCAGCGCGAAAGCCTGCTTGCCATTGGTCAAGGCCCTATCAGTTCCCATTTGTTTATGATGGGCTTCGCTTATATCCTATCTCTATGCTCCACGTCAGACGCTTTCGTTGCTTCATCTTTTCAAACGTCATTTACATCCGGTTCACTGCTTACATTCCTGGTCTTCGGCCCTATGCTTGATTTCAAAAGCACACTTATGATGCTTTCCGTTTTCAAATCCAAATTCGTACTCATGCTCTCAGTATTAATTGCTATCACCGTACTGGCTTGTTCACTGCTTTTGGAACGCTTTTTCTAA
- a CDS encoding TIGR03943 family protein, protein MSEVRLISFHYFFRTLILLGFSSYIVILTKTDALQYYIAPRMMIYVKTASVILYIIACFQGYMALRAYWGKPVACECDQPVSRSTLRNTVAYGLLVLPLLIGFLLPNTALSSAMVAAKGMNLSAAKSSIAKQNTDLITDNGSSTGVNASNQGTAAAPSPSTVPPVNSSPAPASSTETPTMAKSDAELQQMFHVDNEWDEDFSKIGMILYKKDTIVVKPEIYMEILSSIDLFKNNFIGKKIELTGFVYREDNMSKSQFVVGRFAVSCCSADATPYGVMIDFPTAQSYPKDTWVKVTGTIQNGSYNGNDIFIIKATQIEKTPTPDSPYIYPNFEPLKELN, encoded by the coding sequence ATGAGTGAAGTCCGGCTAATAAGCTTTCATTATTTCTTTCGTACGTTAATTTTACTTGGTTTTTCCAGCTATATCGTGATCCTCACCAAGACAGATGCTCTTCAATACTACATAGCTCCGCGTATGATGATTTATGTCAAAACCGCCTCCGTTATCCTTTACATCATTGCCTGCTTTCAAGGCTATATGGCACTGCGTGCTTACTGGGGCAAACCAGTTGCCTGCGAATGTGATCAACCAGTTTCTCGCTCAACCTTGCGCAATACAGTTGCTTACGGACTGCTCGTTCTGCCGTTGTTAATCGGCTTCCTGCTGCCTAATACAGCCTTAAGTAGTGCAATGGTAGCTGCCAAAGGGATGAATCTCTCTGCTGCAAAATCTAGCATAGCCAAACAAAATACAGACCTGATCACCGATAATGGCTCCTCAACAGGAGTGAATGCGTCCAACCAGGGAACTGCGGCTGCTCCAAGTCCCTCAACAGTACCACCTGTGAACAGTAGCCCTGCTCCTGCTTCTAGTACCGAGACGCCAACAATGGCTAAATCCGATGCCGAACTCCAACAGATGTTCCACGTCGATAACGAGTGGGATGAAGATTTTTCCAAAATCGGCATGATCCTCTACAAAAAAGACACCATCGTTGTAAAGCCAGAAATATACATGGAAATCCTTTCGTCCATTGACCTTTTCAAAAACAACTTCATAGGCAAAAAAATCGAACTCACCGGCTTCGTCTACCGCGAAGACAATATGTCAAAAAGCCAATTCGTCGTCGGACGCTTTGCTGTAAGCTGCTGTTCCGCAGATGCTACCCCTTACGGAGTCATGATTGACTTCCCGACCGCTCAAAGCTACCCCAAAGACACGTGGGTCAAAGTCACAGGCACCATCCAAAACGGCAGCTACAACGGAAACGACATCTTCATCATCAAAGCAACCCAAATCGAAAAAACCCCAACGCCCGACTCACCGTATATATACCCAAACTTCGAACCGCTCAAAGAGCTTAACTAG
- a CDS encoding IS1595 family transposase, which produces METNYHLPSTLEQFQQQFPTEEACIDYFFETKWPSGFSCPHCGHSRAYITSTRRLPLYECLQCHHQTSLTAGTIMAGSRTSLHKWLTAIFLISGTEQGTNAVALSKIISVTYKTAWLILHKIRHAISTADQGTLLSGIVQVNSAVYGKPYNPYFRNHPQEHYLLAGSSLNIQGEPSYIKLKLVPKIHVKEKLFQRSATLDFTQQHIESHTKSIEFITGRFSSKKFRALLAFAAQAGKSINNTFHGIGQKYLQNYLDEFCYKVNLTLHEAPIFQHLTHLCTTPHAKLNFLNPQNTHMCA; this is translated from the coding sequence ATGGAGACGAACTATCATTTACCAAGTACCCTGGAGCAGTTTCAGCAGCAATTTCCAACTGAAGAGGCCTGTATAGATTACTTTTTTGAGACGAAATGGCCCTCTGGTTTTTCTTGTCCTCACTGTGGGCATTCGCGCGCCTATATAACCAGTACACGCCGACTCCCTCTTTATGAATGTCTTCAATGCCATCACCAAACATCCCTTACAGCTGGAACTATAATGGCAGGCAGTCGCACGTCTTTACATAAATGGCTTACAGCTATTTTTCTGATATCGGGCACGGAACAGGGCACGAATGCTGTTGCGCTCTCCAAGATTATTAGTGTCACCTACAAAACAGCCTGGCTCATCCTCCACAAAATTCGTCACGCCATAAGTACAGCCGACCAAGGCACACTACTCTCGGGTATCGTCCAAGTAAACTCAGCTGTCTATGGAAAGCCATATAATCCTTACTTCCGCAACCATCCTCAGGAACACTATCTTCTAGCAGGCTCCTCCCTTAACATTCAGGGCGAACCTTCCTATATCAAACTCAAACTTGTCCCTAAAATACATGTAAAAGAAAAGCTTTTTCAACGATCCGCAACATTGGATTTCACCCAACAACATATCGAATCACATACAAAGAGCATCGAATTTATTACTGGACGCTTTAGTTCCAAGAAATTCCGCGCTCTCCTTGCATTCGCTGCACAAGCCGGTAAATCTATTAATAATACTTTCCATGGCATTGGCCAAAAGTATCTACAAAATTACCTAGATGAGTTTTGCTATAAGGTAAATCTCACTTTACACGAAGCACCCATTTTTCAGCATTTGACACACTTATGTACAACACCTCATGCCAAGTTAAACTTTCTCAATCCCCAAAATACGCACATGTGCGCCTAA